A genomic stretch from Helianthus annuus cultivar XRQ/B chromosome 1, HanXRQr2.0-SUNRISE, whole genome shotgun sequence includes:
- the LOC110898621 gene encoding uncharacterized protein LOC110898621 isoform X6, with protein sequence MFGKSNGTGTSPIESVKSSYSRTYKSHLQTGMLHQFPHFGLIMEPMDITFLNHLDVSHDNYTLKVRIIKLWRQPSFKVPGETYAIEMILMDEEGNKIQATVMNKYFVKFEKLLEESVCLLIKKPSLGDNTSSYKCVDHPHKLFLNFDSTVKKCNDFLGPIHGFSFTAFDQLRGNLIPDDSTVGRAYVSTFYSASSLYIDDDIDEITVFKKKFDTLYFRQLFSMHIPRFTLICFYNIILYSFINSLLAKEGDETASSHRVTSSLMLPNWRDDFLTKTVYHTMAEVNEIDQVTTVIVVGTIKCITQGIEWFYNACKKCNKKVITKHIASEIPDGSDQFEEKQILECTNQSCNEHVVFAIPRFKIPLRVQDKTGVLSLTLFDRDAQKILKKSAKELVDKILDGETNIFPNEFKDLVDKKFAFKIDIANFNLKNNYKFFTVIKLTDDPAIISDLEKKYKVEQPSSLESFDVHCTDSQSQDMVNIKDSISGTGENETPLSVSDISTGRTLLQNESTKKTNIYGELKRNLVEVYDLDESPGRSATKPRQDPTEGLKGVSEPTLLVPKIEK encoded by the exons ATGTTTGGTAAATCTAATGGAACTGGAACTTCTCCGATCGAATCTGTCAAAAGTTCGTATTCCAGAACCTACAAATCGCATTTACAAACAGGAATGCTACATCAGTTTCCACACTTCG GTTTGATTATGGAACCTATGGATATCACCTTTCTGAACCACCTTGATGTTTCACACGACAACTACACACTCAAAGTTCGCATTATCAAACTATGGAGGCAACCTTCGTTTAAGGTCCCTGGGGAAACATATGCAATCGAAATGATCCTTATGGATGAGGAG GGCAATAAGATCCAAGCAACTGTAATGAACAAGTACTTCGTTAAGTTTGAAAAGCTGCTGGAAGAGAGTGTTTGTCTACTGATCAAGAAACCCTCCTTAGGTGACAATACGTCATCATACAAGTGTGTGGATCATCCACACAAACTTTTTCTGAATTTCGACTCTACAGTTAAAAAGTGCAATGATTTCTTGGGACCTATACATGGGTTCTCATTCACTGCCTTTGATCAGCTTCGTGGCAACCTCATTCCTGACGATTCAACTGTTG GTCGTGCTTATGTCTCAACGTTTTACAGCGCTAGCAGTCTTTACATTGATGATGACATCGACGAGATTACGGTTTTCAAGAAAAAGTTTGATACTCTCTATTTTAGACAATTATTTTCAATGCATATTCCACGTTTTACACTTATTTGTTTTTACAATATAATTCTATATAGTTTTATCAACAGCTTGCTTGCCAAAGAGGGTGATGAAACTGCTTCAAGCCATCGTGTAACATCTTCGCTAATGCTTCCCAATTGGCGCGATGATTTCTTGACGAAAACGGTTTATCATACTATGGCAGAAGTCAATGAAATTGATCAG GTCACGACTGTTATTGTTGTTGGTACAATCAAGTGCATTACCCAGGGTATTGAGTGGTTCTATAATGCTTGCAAGAAGTGCAACAAGAAGGTTATAACAAAGCACATTGCAAGTGAAATACCTGATGGGTCTGATCAGTTTGAGGAAAAACAAATACTTGAATGCACCAATCAGAGTTGCAATGAACATGTTGTTTTTGCTATCCCaag gTTCAAAATCCCTTTAAGGGTACAAGATAAAACTGGAGTTTTGTCTTTGACTTTGTTTGACCGTGATGCCCAGAAAATTTTAAAGAAGTCTGCTAAGGAGTTGGTTGATAAAATTTTAGAT GGGGAAACTAACATCTTTCCAAATGAGTTCAAAGATTTGGTTGAcaaaaagtttgccttcaagatCGATATAGCCAACTTCAATTTGAAAAACAATTACAAGTTTTTTACAGTGATCAAACTAACTGATGATCCAGCCATAATATCAGATCTTGAAAAGAAATACAAAGTTGAGCAG CCTTCCAGCTTAGAGTCATTTGATGTTCATTGCACTGATTCTCAGTCCCAAGACATGGTTAATATCAAG GATTCAATATCCGGTACCGGTGAGAATGAAACGCCTTTATCAGTTTCGGACATAAGCACCGGAAGGACTTTACTGCAAAATGAAAGCACAAAAAAGACAAACATCTATGGCGAATTGAAGCGTAACTTGGTTGAGGTGTACGACCTTGACGAATCCCCCGGTCGATCAGCAACTAAACCCCGTCAAGATCCTACTGAAGGTCTGAAAGGAGTTTCTGAGCCAACTCTTTTGGTTCCAAAGATCGAAAAATAA
- the LOC110898621 gene encoding uncharacterized protein LOC110898621 isoform X9 yields the protein MFGKSNGTGTSPIESVKSSYSRTYKSHLQTGMLHQFPHFGLIMEPMDITFLNHLDVSHDNYTLKVRIIKLWRQPSFKVPGETYAIEMILMDEEGNKIQATVMNKYFVKFEKLLEESVCLLIKKPSLGDNTSSYKCVDHPHKLFLNFDSTVKKCNDFLGPIHGFSFTAFDQLRGNLIPDDSTVGRAYVSTFYSASSLYIDDDIDEITVFKKNLLAKEGDETASSHRVTSSLMLPNWRDDFLTKTVYHTMAEVNEIDQVTTVIVVGTIKCITQGIEWFYNACKKCNKKVITKHIASEIPDGSDQFEEKQILECTNQSCNEHVVFAIPRFKIPLRVQDKTGVLSLTLFDRDAQKILKKSAKELVDKILDGETNIFPNEFKDLVDKKFAFKIDIANFNLKNNYKFFTVIKLTDDPAIISDLEKKYKVEQPSSLESFDVHCTDSQSQDMVNIKDSISGTGENETPLSVSDISTGRTLLQNESTKKTNIYGELKRNLVEVYDLDESPGRSATKPRQDPTEGLKGVSEPTLLVPKIEK from the exons ATGTTTGGTAAATCTAATGGAACTGGAACTTCTCCGATCGAATCTGTCAAAAGTTCGTATTCCAGAACCTACAAATCGCATTTACAAACAGGAATGCTACATCAGTTTCCACACTTCG GTTTGATTATGGAACCTATGGATATCACCTTTCTGAACCACCTTGATGTTTCACACGACAACTACACACTCAAAGTTCGCATTATCAAACTATGGAGGCAACCTTCGTTTAAGGTCCCTGGGGAAACATATGCAATCGAAATGATCCTTATGGATGAGGAG GGCAATAAGATCCAAGCAACTGTAATGAACAAGTACTTCGTTAAGTTTGAAAAGCTGCTGGAAGAGAGTGTTTGTCTACTGATCAAGAAACCCTCCTTAGGTGACAATACGTCATCATACAAGTGTGTGGATCATCCACACAAACTTTTTCTGAATTTCGACTCTACAGTTAAAAAGTGCAATGATTTCTTGGGACCTATACATGGGTTCTCATTCACTGCCTTTGATCAGCTTCGTGGCAACCTCATTCCTGACGATTCAACTGTTG GTCGTGCTTATGTCTCAACGTTTTACAGCGCTAGCAGTCTTTACATTGATGATGACATCGACGAGATTACGGTTTTCAAGAAAAA CTTGCTTGCCAAAGAGGGTGATGAAACTGCTTCAAGCCATCGTGTAACATCTTCGCTAATGCTTCCCAATTGGCGCGATGATTTCTTGACGAAAACGGTTTATCATACTATGGCAGAAGTCAATGAAATTGATCAG GTCACGACTGTTATTGTTGTTGGTACAATCAAGTGCATTACCCAGGGTATTGAGTGGTTCTATAATGCTTGCAAGAAGTGCAACAAGAAGGTTATAACAAAGCACATTGCAAGTGAAATACCTGATGGGTCTGATCAGTTTGAGGAAAAACAAATACTTGAATGCACCAATCAGAGTTGCAATGAACATGTTGTTTTTGCTATCCCaag gTTCAAAATCCCTTTAAGGGTACAAGATAAAACTGGAGTTTTGTCTTTGACTTTGTTTGACCGTGATGCCCAGAAAATTTTAAAGAAGTCTGCTAAGGAGTTGGTTGATAAAATTTTAGAT GGGGAAACTAACATCTTTCCAAATGAGTTCAAAGATTTGGTTGAcaaaaagtttgccttcaagatCGATATAGCCAACTTCAATTTGAAAAACAATTACAAGTTTTTTACAGTGATCAAACTAACTGATGATCCAGCCATAATATCAGATCTTGAAAAGAAATACAAAGTTGAGCAG CCTTCCAGCTTAGAGTCATTTGATGTTCATTGCACTGATTCTCAGTCCCAAGACATGGTTAATATCAAG GATTCAATATCCGGTACCGGTGAGAATGAAACGCCTTTATCAGTTTCGGACATAAGCACCGGAAGGACTTTACTGCAAAATGAAAGCACAAAAAAGACAAACATCTATGGCGAATTGAAGCGTAACTTGGTTGAGGTGTACGACCTTGACGAATCCCCCGGTCGATCAGCAACTAAACCCCGTCAAGATCCTACTGAAGGTCTGAAAGGAGTTTCTGAGCCAACTCTTTTGGTTCCAAAGATCGAAAAATAA
- the LOC110898621 gene encoding uncharacterized protein LOC110898621 isoform X8, with amino-acid sequence MFGKSNGTGTSPIESVKSSYSRTYKSHLQTGMLHQFPHFGLIMEPMDITFLNHLDVSHDNYTLKVRIIKLWRQPSFKVPGETYAIEMILMDEEGNKIQATVMNKYFVKFEKLLEESVCLLIKKPSLGDNTSSYKCVDHPHKLFLNFDSTVKKCNDFLGPIHGFSFTAFDQLRGNLIPDDSTVGRAYVSTFYSASSLYIDDDIDEITVFKKNFINSLLAKEGDETASSHRVTSSLMLPNWRDDFLTKTVYHTMAEVNEIDQVTTVIVVGTIKCITQGIEWFYNACKKCNKKVITKHIASEIPDGSDQFEEKQILECTNQSCNEHVVFAIPRFKIPLRVQDKTGVLSLTLFDRDAQKILKKSAKELVDKILDGETNIFPNEFKDLVDKKFAFKIDIANFNLKNNYKFFTVIKLTDDPAIISDLEKKYKVEQPSSLESFDVHCTDSQSQDMVNIKDSISGTGENETPLSVSDISTGRTLLQNESTKKTNIYGELKRNLVEVYDLDESPGRSATKPRQDPTEGLKGVSEPTLLVPKIEK; translated from the exons ATGTTTGGTAAATCTAATGGAACTGGAACTTCTCCGATCGAATCTGTCAAAAGTTCGTATTCCAGAACCTACAAATCGCATTTACAAACAGGAATGCTACATCAGTTTCCACACTTCG GTTTGATTATGGAACCTATGGATATCACCTTTCTGAACCACCTTGATGTTTCACACGACAACTACACACTCAAAGTTCGCATTATCAAACTATGGAGGCAACCTTCGTTTAAGGTCCCTGGGGAAACATATGCAATCGAAATGATCCTTATGGATGAGGAG GGCAATAAGATCCAAGCAACTGTAATGAACAAGTACTTCGTTAAGTTTGAAAAGCTGCTGGAAGAGAGTGTTTGTCTACTGATCAAGAAACCCTCCTTAGGTGACAATACGTCATCATACAAGTGTGTGGATCATCCACACAAACTTTTTCTGAATTTCGACTCTACAGTTAAAAAGTGCAATGATTTCTTGGGACCTATACATGGGTTCTCATTCACTGCCTTTGATCAGCTTCGTGGCAACCTCATTCCTGACGATTCAACTGTTG GTCGTGCTTATGTCTCAACGTTTTACAGCGCTAGCAGTCTTTACATTGATGATGACATCGACGAGATTACGGTTTTCAAGAAAAA TTTTATCAACAGCTTGCTTGCCAAAGAGGGTGATGAAACTGCTTCAAGCCATCGTGTAACATCTTCGCTAATGCTTCCCAATTGGCGCGATGATTTCTTGACGAAAACGGTTTATCATACTATGGCAGAAGTCAATGAAATTGATCAG GTCACGACTGTTATTGTTGTTGGTACAATCAAGTGCATTACCCAGGGTATTGAGTGGTTCTATAATGCTTGCAAGAAGTGCAACAAGAAGGTTATAACAAAGCACATTGCAAGTGAAATACCTGATGGGTCTGATCAGTTTGAGGAAAAACAAATACTTGAATGCACCAATCAGAGTTGCAATGAACATGTTGTTTTTGCTATCCCaag gTTCAAAATCCCTTTAAGGGTACAAGATAAAACTGGAGTTTTGTCTTTGACTTTGTTTGACCGTGATGCCCAGAAAATTTTAAAGAAGTCTGCTAAGGAGTTGGTTGATAAAATTTTAGAT GGGGAAACTAACATCTTTCCAAATGAGTTCAAAGATTTGGTTGAcaaaaagtttgccttcaagatCGATATAGCCAACTTCAATTTGAAAAACAATTACAAGTTTTTTACAGTGATCAAACTAACTGATGATCCAGCCATAATATCAGATCTTGAAAAGAAATACAAAGTTGAGCAG CCTTCCAGCTTAGAGTCATTTGATGTTCATTGCACTGATTCTCAGTCCCAAGACATGGTTAATATCAAG GATTCAATATCCGGTACCGGTGAGAATGAAACGCCTTTATCAGTTTCGGACATAAGCACCGGAAGGACTTTACTGCAAAATGAAAGCACAAAAAAGACAAACATCTATGGCGAATTGAAGCGTAACTTGGTTGAGGTGTACGACCTTGACGAATCCCCCGGTCGATCAGCAACTAAACCCCGTCAAGATCCTACTGAAGGTCTGAAAGGAGTTTCTGAGCCAACTCTTTTGGTTCCAAAGATCGAAAAATAA
- the LOC110898621 gene encoding uncharacterized protein LOC110898621 isoform X1 translates to MFGKSNGTGTSPIESVKSSYSRTYKSHLQTGMLHQFPHFGLIMEPMDITFLNHLDVSHDNYTLKVRIIKLWRQPSFKVPGETYAIEMILMDEEGNKIQATVMNKYFVKFEKLLEESVCLLIKKPSLGDNTSSYKCVDHPHKLFLNFDSTVKKCNDFLGPIHGFSFTAFDQLRGNLIPDDSTVDLIGYVHTFFEIEEFKRKNGKLSKKMNLQLHDLEARNIFVTLFDSYAEKMWNYLSKKEDGVLAVIILQFGRYKFLRGRAYVSTFYSASSLYIDDDIDEITVFKKKFDTLYFRQLFSMHIPRFTLICFYNIILYSFINSLLAKEGDETASSHRVTSSLMLPNWRDDFLTKTVYHTMAEVNEIDQVTTVIVVGTIKCITQGIEWFYNACKKCNKKVITKHIASEIPDGSDQFEEKQILECTNQSCNEHVVFAIPRFKIPLRVQDKTGVLSLTLFDRDAQKILKKSAKELVDKILDGETNIFPNEFKDLVDKKFAFKIDIANFNLKNNYKFFTVIKLTDDPAIISDLEKKYKVEQPSSLESFDVHCTDSQSQDMVNIKDSISGTGENETPLSVSDISTGRTLLQNESTKKTNIYGELKRNLVEVYDLDESPGRSATKPRQDPTEGLKGVSEPTLLVPKIEK, encoded by the exons ATGTTTGGTAAATCTAATGGAACTGGAACTTCTCCGATCGAATCTGTCAAAAGTTCGTATTCCAGAACCTACAAATCGCATTTACAAACAGGAATGCTACATCAGTTTCCACACTTCG GTTTGATTATGGAACCTATGGATATCACCTTTCTGAACCACCTTGATGTTTCACACGACAACTACACACTCAAAGTTCGCATTATCAAACTATGGAGGCAACCTTCGTTTAAGGTCCCTGGGGAAACATATGCAATCGAAATGATCCTTATGGATGAGGAG GGCAATAAGATCCAAGCAACTGTAATGAACAAGTACTTCGTTAAGTTTGAAAAGCTGCTGGAAGAGAGTGTTTGTCTACTGATCAAGAAACCCTCCTTAGGTGACAATACGTCATCATACAAGTGTGTGGATCATCCACACAAACTTTTTCTGAATTTCGACTCTACAGTTAAAAAGTGCAATGATTTCTTGGGACCTATACATGGGTTCTCATTCACTGCCTTTGATCAGCTTCGTGGCAACCTCATTCCTGACGATTCAACTGTTG ATCTCATTGGCTATGTTCATACCTTTTTTGAGATTGAAGAATTCAAACGGAAAAATGGCAAACTATCTAAAAAGATGAACCTTCAGTTACATGATTTAGA GGCCCGTAACATTTTTGTTACCTTATTTGATTCCTATGCTGAAAAAATGTGGAATTACCTTTCTAAGAAGGAGGATGGTGTTCTTGCTGTTATTATCTTGCAGTTTGGAAGATATAAGTTTCTGAGAG GTCGTGCTTATGTCTCAACGTTTTACAGCGCTAGCAGTCTTTACATTGATGATGACATCGACGAGATTACGGTTTTCAAGAAAAAGTTTGATACTCTCTATTTTAGACAATTATTTTCAATGCATATTCCACGTTTTACACTTATTTGTTTTTACAATATAATTCTATATAGTTTTATCAACAGCTTGCTTGCCAAAGAGGGTGATGAAACTGCTTCAAGCCATCGTGTAACATCTTCGCTAATGCTTCCCAATTGGCGCGATGATTTCTTGACGAAAACGGTTTATCATACTATGGCAGAAGTCAATGAAATTGATCAG GTCACGACTGTTATTGTTGTTGGTACAATCAAGTGCATTACCCAGGGTATTGAGTGGTTCTATAATGCTTGCAAGAAGTGCAACAAGAAGGTTATAACAAAGCACATTGCAAGTGAAATACCTGATGGGTCTGATCAGTTTGAGGAAAAACAAATACTTGAATGCACCAATCAGAGTTGCAATGAACATGTTGTTTTTGCTATCCCaag gTTCAAAATCCCTTTAAGGGTACAAGATAAAACTGGAGTTTTGTCTTTGACTTTGTTTGACCGTGATGCCCAGAAAATTTTAAAGAAGTCTGCTAAGGAGTTGGTTGATAAAATTTTAGAT GGGGAAACTAACATCTTTCCAAATGAGTTCAAAGATTTGGTTGAcaaaaagtttgccttcaagatCGATATAGCCAACTTCAATTTGAAAAACAATTACAAGTTTTTTACAGTGATCAAACTAACTGATGATCCAGCCATAATATCAGATCTTGAAAAGAAATACAAAGTTGAGCAG CCTTCCAGCTTAGAGTCATTTGATGTTCATTGCACTGATTCTCAGTCCCAAGACATGGTTAATATCAAG GATTCAATATCCGGTACCGGTGAGAATGAAACGCCTTTATCAGTTTCGGACATAAGCACCGGAAGGACTTTACTGCAAAATGAAAGCACAAAAAAGACAAACATCTATGGCGAATTGAAGCGTAACTTGGTTGAGGTGTACGACCTTGACGAATCCCCCGGTCGATCAGCAACTAAACCCCGTCAAGATCCTACTGAAGGTCTGAAAGGAGTTTCTGAGCCAACTCTTTTGGTTCCAAAGATCGAAAAATAA
- the LOC110898621 gene encoding replication protein A 70 kDa DNA-binding subunit D isoform X2, with translation MFGKSNGTGTSPIESVKSSYSRTYKSHLQTGMLHQFPHFGLIMEPMDITFLNHLDVSHDNYTLKVRIIKLWRQPSFKVPGETYAIEMILMDEEGNKIQATVMNKYFVKFEKLLEESVCLLIKKPSLGDNTSSYKCVDHPHKLFLNFDSTVKKCNDFLGPIHGFSFTAFDQLRGNLIPDDSTVDLIGYVHTFFEIEEFKRKNGKLSKKMNLQLHDLEARNIFVTLFDSYAEKMWNYLSKKEDGVLAVIILQFGRYKFLRGRAYVSTFYSASSLYIDDDIDEITVFKKNFINSLLAKEGDETASSHRVTSSLMLPNWRDDFLTKTVYHTMAEVNEIDQVTTVIVVGTIKCITQGIEWFYNACKKCNKKVITKHIASEIPDGSDQFEEKQILECTNQSCNEHVVFAIPRFKIPLRVQDKTGVLSLTLFDRDAQKILKKSAKELVDKILDGETNIFPNEFKDLVDKKFAFKIDIANFNLKNNYKFFTVIKLTDDPAIISDLEKKYKVEQPSSLESFDVHCTDSQSQDMVNIKDSISGTGENETPLSVSDISTGRTLLQNESTKKTNIYGELKRNLVEVYDLDESPGRSATKPRQDPTEGLKGVSEPTLLVPKIEK, from the exons ATGTTTGGTAAATCTAATGGAACTGGAACTTCTCCGATCGAATCTGTCAAAAGTTCGTATTCCAGAACCTACAAATCGCATTTACAAACAGGAATGCTACATCAGTTTCCACACTTCG GTTTGATTATGGAACCTATGGATATCACCTTTCTGAACCACCTTGATGTTTCACACGACAACTACACACTCAAAGTTCGCATTATCAAACTATGGAGGCAACCTTCGTTTAAGGTCCCTGGGGAAACATATGCAATCGAAATGATCCTTATGGATGAGGAG GGCAATAAGATCCAAGCAACTGTAATGAACAAGTACTTCGTTAAGTTTGAAAAGCTGCTGGAAGAGAGTGTTTGTCTACTGATCAAGAAACCCTCCTTAGGTGACAATACGTCATCATACAAGTGTGTGGATCATCCACACAAACTTTTTCTGAATTTCGACTCTACAGTTAAAAAGTGCAATGATTTCTTGGGACCTATACATGGGTTCTCATTCACTGCCTTTGATCAGCTTCGTGGCAACCTCATTCCTGACGATTCAACTGTTG ATCTCATTGGCTATGTTCATACCTTTTTTGAGATTGAAGAATTCAAACGGAAAAATGGCAAACTATCTAAAAAGATGAACCTTCAGTTACATGATTTAGA GGCCCGTAACATTTTTGTTACCTTATTTGATTCCTATGCTGAAAAAATGTGGAATTACCTTTCTAAGAAGGAGGATGGTGTTCTTGCTGTTATTATCTTGCAGTTTGGAAGATATAAGTTTCTGAGAG GTCGTGCTTATGTCTCAACGTTTTACAGCGCTAGCAGTCTTTACATTGATGATGACATCGACGAGATTACGGTTTTCAAGAAAAA TTTTATCAACAGCTTGCTTGCCAAAGAGGGTGATGAAACTGCTTCAAGCCATCGTGTAACATCTTCGCTAATGCTTCCCAATTGGCGCGATGATTTCTTGACGAAAACGGTTTATCATACTATGGCAGAAGTCAATGAAATTGATCAG GTCACGACTGTTATTGTTGTTGGTACAATCAAGTGCATTACCCAGGGTATTGAGTGGTTCTATAATGCTTGCAAGAAGTGCAACAAGAAGGTTATAACAAAGCACATTGCAAGTGAAATACCTGATGGGTCTGATCAGTTTGAGGAAAAACAAATACTTGAATGCACCAATCAGAGTTGCAATGAACATGTTGTTTTTGCTATCCCaag gTTCAAAATCCCTTTAAGGGTACAAGATAAAACTGGAGTTTTGTCTTTGACTTTGTTTGACCGTGATGCCCAGAAAATTTTAAAGAAGTCTGCTAAGGAGTTGGTTGATAAAATTTTAGAT GGGGAAACTAACATCTTTCCAAATGAGTTCAAAGATTTGGTTGAcaaaaagtttgccttcaagatCGATATAGCCAACTTCAATTTGAAAAACAATTACAAGTTTTTTACAGTGATCAAACTAACTGATGATCCAGCCATAATATCAGATCTTGAAAAGAAATACAAAGTTGAGCAG CCTTCCAGCTTAGAGTCATTTGATGTTCATTGCACTGATTCTCAGTCCCAAGACATGGTTAATATCAAG GATTCAATATCCGGTACCGGTGAGAATGAAACGCCTTTATCAGTTTCGGACATAAGCACCGGAAGGACTTTACTGCAAAATGAAAGCACAAAAAAGACAAACATCTATGGCGAATTGAAGCGTAACTTGGTTGAGGTGTACGACCTTGACGAATCCCCCGGTCGATCAGCAACTAAACCCCGTCAAGATCCTACTGAAGGTCTGAAAGGAGTTTCTGAGCCAACTCTTTTGGTTCCAAAGATCGAAAAATAA
- the LOC110898621 gene encoding replication protein A 70 kDa DNA-binding subunit B isoform X3, with amino-acid sequence MFGKSNGTGTSPIESVKSSYSRTYKSHLQTGMLHQFPHFGLIMEPMDITFLNHLDVSHDNYTLKVRIIKLWRQPSFKVPGETYAIEMILMDEEGNKIQATVMNKYFVKFEKLLEESVCLLIKKPSLGDNTSSYKCVDHPHKLFLNFDSTVKKCNDFLGPIHGFSFTAFDQLRGNLIPDDSTVDLIGYVHTFFEIEEFKRKNGKLSKKMNLQLHDLEARNIFVTLFDSYAEKMWNYLSKKEDGVLAVIILQFGRYKFLRGRAYVSTFYSASSLYIDDDIDEITVFKKNLLAKEGDETASSHRVTSSLMLPNWRDDFLTKTVYHTMAEVNEIDQVTTVIVVGTIKCITQGIEWFYNACKKCNKKVITKHIASEIPDGSDQFEEKQILECTNQSCNEHVVFAIPRFKIPLRVQDKTGVLSLTLFDRDAQKILKKSAKELVDKILDGETNIFPNEFKDLVDKKFAFKIDIANFNLKNNYKFFTVIKLTDDPAIISDLEKKYKVEQPSSLESFDVHCTDSQSQDMVNIKDSISGTGENETPLSVSDISTGRTLLQNESTKKTNIYGELKRNLVEVYDLDESPGRSATKPRQDPTEGLKGVSEPTLLVPKIEK; translated from the exons ATGTTTGGTAAATCTAATGGAACTGGAACTTCTCCGATCGAATCTGTCAAAAGTTCGTATTCCAGAACCTACAAATCGCATTTACAAACAGGAATGCTACATCAGTTTCCACACTTCG GTTTGATTATGGAACCTATGGATATCACCTTTCTGAACCACCTTGATGTTTCACACGACAACTACACACTCAAAGTTCGCATTATCAAACTATGGAGGCAACCTTCGTTTAAGGTCCCTGGGGAAACATATGCAATCGAAATGATCCTTATGGATGAGGAG GGCAATAAGATCCAAGCAACTGTAATGAACAAGTACTTCGTTAAGTTTGAAAAGCTGCTGGAAGAGAGTGTTTGTCTACTGATCAAGAAACCCTCCTTAGGTGACAATACGTCATCATACAAGTGTGTGGATCATCCACACAAACTTTTTCTGAATTTCGACTCTACAGTTAAAAAGTGCAATGATTTCTTGGGACCTATACATGGGTTCTCATTCACTGCCTTTGATCAGCTTCGTGGCAACCTCATTCCTGACGATTCAACTGTTG ATCTCATTGGCTATGTTCATACCTTTTTTGAGATTGAAGAATTCAAACGGAAAAATGGCAAACTATCTAAAAAGATGAACCTTCAGTTACATGATTTAGA GGCCCGTAACATTTTTGTTACCTTATTTGATTCCTATGCTGAAAAAATGTGGAATTACCTTTCTAAGAAGGAGGATGGTGTTCTTGCTGTTATTATCTTGCAGTTTGGAAGATATAAGTTTCTGAGAG GTCGTGCTTATGTCTCAACGTTTTACAGCGCTAGCAGTCTTTACATTGATGATGACATCGACGAGATTACGGTTTTCAAGAAAAA CTTGCTTGCCAAAGAGGGTGATGAAACTGCTTCAAGCCATCGTGTAACATCTTCGCTAATGCTTCCCAATTGGCGCGATGATTTCTTGACGAAAACGGTTTATCATACTATGGCAGAAGTCAATGAAATTGATCAG GTCACGACTGTTATTGTTGTTGGTACAATCAAGTGCATTACCCAGGGTATTGAGTGGTTCTATAATGCTTGCAAGAAGTGCAACAAGAAGGTTATAACAAAGCACATTGCAAGTGAAATACCTGATGGGTCTGATCAGTTTGAGGAAAAACAAATACTTGAATGCACCAATCAGAGTTGCAATGAACATGTTGTTTTTGCTATCCCaag gTTCAAAATCCCTTTAAGGGTACAAGATAAAACTGGAGTTTTGTCTTTGACTTTGTTTGACCGTGATGCCCAGAAAATTTTAAAGAAGTCTGCTAAGGAGTTGGTTGATAAAATTTTAGAT GGGGAAACTAACATCTTTCCAAATGAGTTCAAAGATTTGGTTGAcaaaaagtttgccttcaagatCGATATAGCCAACTTCAATTTGAAAAACAATTACAAGTTTTTTACAGTGATCAAACTAACTGATGATCCAGCCATAATATCAGATCTTGAAAAGAAATACAAAGTTGAGCAG CCTTCCAGCTTAGAGTCATTTGATGTTCATTGCACTGATTCTCAGTCCCAAGACATGGTTAATATCAAG GATTCAATATCCGGTACCGGTGAGAATGAAACGCCTTTATCAGTTTCGGACATAAGCACCGGAAGGACTTTACTGCAAAATGAAAGCACAAAAAAGACAAACATCTATGGCGAATTGAAGCGTAACTTGGTTGAGGTGTACGACCTTGACGAATCCCCCGGTCGATCAGCAACTAAACCCCGTCAAGATCCTACTGAAGGTCTGAAAGGAGTTTCTGAGCCAACTCTTTTGGTTCCAAAGATCGAAAAATAA